CGGAAGCGGCTTTTCTACTATCCAGACTCCCGGAATCTACAGCCGGCTACCTGCCAGTAGCGCACTGATAGAATCCGTAAAATCTGTCTGTAATCCGTTTAATCTGTGATTTAGTAGGTGTACTCGTTGGCCTGGATGAGCACGTCGGCAATGCGGCGGCGGGCTTCCTTGGCGTTGTAGAGGTCGGCTTTGGTGAAGCGCTTCAGGCCCATAGCCAGCAGGCGCTGCTCGTCGCCCTCGGTCATGGTGGCAATGGCGTCTTTGCCGAACTTGTTTACCTGGTCCACGGTATCGTAGAGGTAGACGCGGGCAATGTCAATTTGGGTGGCCAGGGCTTCTTCGCCTTTCACGCCGGCTTCTTTCTCCACGCGCAGCAGAGTGCTTTCGGCGGTGTACACCTTGATGGCCATGTCGGCAATGTTCATCAGCACTTCCTGCTCTTTGGCCAGGGAGTTCATGTACTTCTGCACCGCCGTGCCGGCTACCATCAGAATGGCCTTTTTCAGCTTCTGAATGGTTTTCTTCTCGGCCGCAAACAGGCCGGTTTCTTCTTCCAGGTTAAAGTCCGGAATGGCCATCAGCTCCTGCTGCACAGCCTGGGCCGGGCCCATCAGGTCCAGCTCGCCCTTCAGACCCTTCTTCAGGATCATGTCAACGGCCAGCATGCGGTTGATTTCGTTGGTGCCCTCGAAGATGCGGTTGATGCGCGAGTCGCGGTAGGCGCGGTCCATGGGGTAGTCGGCCGAGAAGCCGTAGCCGCCGTACACCTGTACGCCCTCATCTACTACATAATCAAGCACTTCCGAGCCCTCCACTTTCAGGATGGCGCACTCCACGGCAAACTCGCGGGCGGCACCCAGCAGGGCTTCGTTGTGGCTCTGGCCTTTGCCGAGCAGCTCCTGCTCCATGCGGAAAATGTCCATGCCCGCGCGGTAGATGGCCGATTCGACGGCATAGATGCGCACGGCCTGCTGGGCCAGCTTGTACTTGATAGCGCCGAACTTGCTGATGGGCAGCTTGAACTGCACCCGCTCGTTGGCATACTTCACGCTCAGCGTGGCGGCCATTTTGGAAGCGCCCAG
This region of Hymenobacter sp. YIM 151500-1 genomic DNA includes:
- a CDS encoding acyl-CoA dehydrogenase family protein, whose translation is MEVTHKLVKGGEFIIKETDAQDVFTPAEFSEEQNMMHQTALDFVEKEVNPLLDRLDNHEEGLMRGLMEKAGQLGLFGVSIPEQYGGLDMDFPTSLRVTEGVGGGHSFPVAFAAHTGIAMLPILYFGNDEQKAKYLPGLTNGELMGAYCLTEPGSGSDALGAKTKAVLTEDGEHYVLNGQKMWITNGGFADVFIVFAKIDGEQFTGFIVERDTPGLSLGNEEHKMGIKGSSTRQVFLSDVKVPKSAVLGEIGKGHLIAFNILNIGRIKLAAACLGASKMAATLSVKYANERVQFKLPISKFGAIKYKLAQQAVRIYAVESAIYRAGMDIFRMEQELLGKGQSHNEALLGAAREFAVECAILKVEGSEVLDYVVDEGVQVYGGYGFSADYPMDRAYRDSRINRIFEGTNEINRMLAVDMILKKGLKGELDLMGPAQAVQQELMAIPDFNLEEETGLFAAEKKTIQKLKKAILMVAGTAVQKYMNSLAKEQEVLMNIADMAIKVYTAESTLLRVEKEAGVKGEEALATQIDIARVYLYDTVDQVNKFGKDAIATMTEGDEQRLLAMGLKRFTKADLYNAKEARRRIADVLIQANEYTY